From the genome of Xyrauchen texanus isolate HMW12.3.18 chromosome 22, RBS_HiC_50CHRs, whole genome shotgun sequence, one region includes:
- the gja10a gene encoding gap junction protein alpha 10 a: MGDWNLLGSILEEVHIHSSIVGKIWLTILFIFRMLVLGVAAEDVWVDEQSEFVCNTDQPGCKNVCYDQAFPISLIRFWVLQIIFVSSPSLVYMGHALYRLRTMEKERHKRKIQLRAELEEMEPLLEEYKKLEKELRRLEEQKKIKKAPLRGSLLRTYIIHILTRSVVEVAFIVGQYILYGIGLDPLYKCKRVPCPNSVDCYVSRPTEKTLFMVFMIVIAGVSLFLNLLEISHLGVRKIKRTLTGLHLEDDVLCKPKHHSTIQQLCVMTELSPHKKTQLKAFIQKGQKDPPQMFPTSAYSGSSNDVLRHNSVAAATLPVSCITQQPRQMLQPSQGMIHELHSQASMDQLEDRDNQNHLENSIDSERDIRPLNSGHQGQYAQWPSHPEIPACLRNTLNRPSRVPDLGDDGMESSESDYHPQNRKASFMARMPSDSMSGSPSCPSTRSSESELGSLNDLPMNPPPGGRRMSMSVFLDISSIMKK, encoded by the exons ATGGGGGACTGGAACTTGTTGGGGAGCATTTTAGAAGAGGTTCACATTCACTCCAGCATTGTGGGGAAAATCTGGCTGACAATCCTGTTCATATTTCGGATGTTGGTTCTTGGTGTAGCGGCAGAGGACGTTTGGGTGGACGAGCAGAGTGAGTTTGTCTGCAACACGGACCAACCGGGATGCAAGAACGTCTGCTACGACCAGGCGTTCCCAATATCGCTAATTCGCTTCTGGGTACTACAGATAATTTTTGTGTCCTCACCCTCATTAGTGTACATGGGACATGCTCTGTACCGGCTTAGGACTATGGAAAAAGAGCGGCACAAGAGAAAAATCCAGCTGAGAGCGGAGCTGGAAGAGATGGAGCCCCTTTTGGAGGAGTACAAGAAGTTGGAGAAGGAACTGAGAAGGTTAGAAGAACAGAAGAAAATTAAAAAGGCTCCTTTGAGGGGCTCCTTACTGCGGACATATATCATTCATATCCTTACCAGATCAGTGGTGGAAGTGGCGTTCATTGTGGGGCAGTATATCTTATATGGGATAGGTCTGGATCCTTTGTACAAGTGCAAGAGGGTGCCTTGCCCAAACAGCGTGGACTGTTACGTGTCAAGACCGACAGAGAAGACCCTCTTCATGGTTTTCATGATTGTCATCGCAGGGGTTTCTTTGTTCCTGAACCTACTGGAAATATCTCACTTAGGGGTGAGAAAAATTAAACGGACTCTAACCGGTCTCCATCTTGAGGACGATGTTCTTTGCAAACCAAAGCACCATTCAACCATTCAGCAACTGTGcgtgatgacagaattatcaccccacaaaaaaacacagttgaaagcttttATCCAAAAGGGGCAAAAGGACCCTCCACAAATGTTTCCAACCAGTGCTTATTCAGGTTCAAGCAATGATGTGCTGAGGCACAACAGTGTGGCTGCGGCCACCCTCCCGGTGTCCTGCATAACACAACAGCCTCGTCAAATGCTACAACCCAGCCAGGGCATGATCCATGAACTACATTCCCAAGCTTCCATGGACCAGCTCGAGGATAGGGACAACCAAAACCATCTAGAAAATAGTATTGACTCGGAAAGGGACATTAGGCCTTTAAACTCGGGTCATCAGGGTCAATATGCCCAATGGCCCAGCCATCCTGAAATACCAGCTTGCCTTCGCAACACTCTAAACAGGCCCAGTCGTGTGCCGGACCTGGGGGATGATGGTATGGAATCCTCTGAAAGCGACTACCATCCACAAAACAGGAAGGCCAGTTTCATGGCCCGTATGCCCTCAGATAGCATGTCCGGCAGTCCGTCCTGTCCATCCACAAGGAGTTCGGAGTCCGAGCTAGGCTCCCTCAATGACCTGCCTATGAACCCACCTCCAGGAGGACGACGGATGTCTATG AGTGTGTTCTTGGATATCTCTTCCATCATGAAAAAATGA